The region GTCGGTCAGGAGCGCGAACAGGACCGCGATCGCGACGACGTTCGTCGCGATGGCGTCCAAGGCGACCACCCGGTCGGGGTTCGTCGGGCCGCGGATCACGCGGTAGCCACAGAGGACGCAGAGCGCGCTGACGAGGATCAGCCCGCCATGGATCGCCATCTCGAGGACCGCGGGGTCGCTCTCAGTCATCGTCGATACCTCCGGTTCCCGGTTCGCGGTCCGGCGCCCTGTCTCTTTCCCCGCCGGAGACGACGATTTCCGGCGGCGGGTCCGACGGCGAGGCGTCCTCGTTGAACATTTCGAGCGTGTAGTCCTCCCAGGTGCGAATCGGCTCGGCGATCGCCTCGGGATCGCGGCCGTTGACGCCGTGGACGTACAGGGCGTTGGTTTCGGCGTCGTAGTCCAGCGTCACCGTGCCCGGCGTGATCGTGATGCTGTTGGCGATGACGGTGATCGCGACGTCGGACTCGACGCGCAGCGGGACCAGGATCACCTCCGGCTCGATCGGCATCCCCGGCGAGAGCACGCGGTAGGCGACGTCGACGTTCGCCCGCAGGAGTTCCCGGATGAACGCGCCCAGGTAGAGCCCGGCGTAGGGCAGCGCCCGCAGTCCGCGGCCGAGATCGAAGTACTTGCCGTACAGCCGCCGGAAGACGAACGCGACCGGCAGCCCGACGACCAGGCCGCTGATGAGCCCGCCGGCGAGCGCCGACGGCGCGAGGGGCAGTCCGCGAACGAACACCCACAGCACGGCGAAGACGACCCCGACGACCGGCCAGGTCCGGACGCGCATCAGTGATCACCTCCGCTCTCGCTCGGATCGCTCAACTCGCTCTCCTCGAGGGGATCGACCGCGTCGACGTAGCCGTCGGTGTCGAGCGCGGCCTCGGCGGCCGCTTCCGCGAACTCGTAGACGAATTCGAACCCGATG is a window of Natrinema salifodinae DNA encoding:
- a CDS encoding cation:proton antiporter; translated protein: MTESDPAVLEMAIHGGLILVSALCVLCGYRVIRGPTNPDRVVALDAIATNVVAIAVLFALLTDRGLFMTVSLVLAIIGFIATVAVAKFVTEGEVIE
- a CDS encoding Na+/H+ antiporter subunit E, whose translation is MRVRTWPVVGVVFAVLWVFVRGLPLAPSALAGGLISGLVVGLPVAFVFRRLYGKYFDLGRGLRALPYAGLYLGAFIRELLRANVDVAYRVLSPGMPIEPEVILVPLRVESDVAITVIANSITITPGTVTLDYDAETNALYVHGVNGRDPEAIAEPIRTWEDYTLEMFNEDASPSDPPPEIVVSGGERDRAPDREPGTGGIDDD